One Lactobacillus crispatus DNA segment encodes these proteins:
- a CDS encoding Cof-type HAD-IIB family hydrolase translates to MAIKLIAVDLDGTLLSSNNTILPETQRMLRVAVQNGIKVVLATGRPLSGVLNFAKQLGIEGDDQYAIVFNGAVIQTISGRVLMSQELNYQDFNNMLRFQRLSHVNVHFETTKYFITTDRDLSVQMQINAALTDNIMKVRDRKEIPKDFTFNKVGFTSTEGADQVEKLWNSFPDWAFQTYDIVRSFDSIIELNALGASKGNALMDLASRLKIAQKDVMIFGDQGNDLSMFSNPNFMKVAMGNAISEIKDKADYVTDDNDHNGIAKALKKFVL, encoded by the coding sequence ATGGCTATTAAATTGATCGCGGTTGATTTAGATGGAACTTTATTATCAAGCAATAATACTATTTTGCCAGAAACGCAAAGAATGTTGCGTGTCGCAGTACAAAATGGGATTAAGGTTGTTTTAGCTACTGGACGACCATTATCAGGAGTATTGAACTTTGCTAAGCAATTAGGAATTGAAGGTGATGATCAATACGCAATCGTCTTTAATGGTGCAGTAATTCAAACAATTTCTGGTCGTGTTTTAATGAGTCAGGAATTGAATTATCAAGACTTCAATAATATGTTGCGTTTTCAGCGTTTAAGTCATGTAAATGTACATTTTGAGACGACTAAGTATTTCATTACAACTGATCGGGATTTATCTGTGCAAATGCAAATTAATGCGGCTTTGACCGATAATATTATGAAAGTTAGAGACCGAAAAGAAATTCCAAAAGATTTTACTTTTAACAAAGTCGGTTTTACTTCAACTGAAGGAGCTGACCAGGTAGAAAAACTGTGGAATAGTTTCCCCGACTGGGCTTTTCAGACTTATGACATTGTTCGCAGTTTTGACAGTATTATTGAATTAAATGCCTTGGGAGCTTCAAAAGGTAATGCTTTAATGGATTTGGCTTCACGGCTAAAAATTGCCCAAAAAGACGTGATGATTTTTGGTGATCAAGGCAATGATCTTTCGATGTTTTCTAATCCCAACTTCATGAAAGTAGCGATGGGTAACGCCATTAGTGAGATCAAAGATAAGGCTGATTATGTTACTGATGATAATGATCACAACGGGATTGCAAAGGCTTTGAAAAAATTTGTTCTTTAG
- the glmM gene encoding phosphoglucosamine mutase, protein MLKYFGTDGVRGVANQGLTPEMAFKLGRDGGYVLTKNKKDGEQAKVLVSRDTRISGQMLEYALISGLLSVGIEVLEVGVITTPGLSYLVRAQGADAGVQISASHNPVEDNGIKFFGSDGLKLSDEMEGEIEKLIDAKEDKLPRPSAKGLGTVTDFHEGSAKYLQFIENTIPEDLGGIKVVIDGANGASSALISRLFADCGVDFTTIATHPDGLNINDHVGATHTEKLQEEVVKQGAQLGLAFDGDADRCIAVDENGNEVDGDHIMYVLGSYLAEHGRLKKDTIVTTVMSNLGFTKALEKEGLKNVRTQVGDRYVSEEMRAHGYNLGGEQSGHVIMSDYHNTGDGMLTGLHLMLVMKKTGKSLSELLKDFKDYPQCLVNVPVADKKSWKEHQPILDEIAAVEKDMAGNGRVLVRPSGTQDLLRVMAEGPTQEETDAYVDRIVKVVEKEMGK, encoded by the coding sequence ATGTTAAAATATTTCGGAACTGATGGTGTTCGTGGCGTAGCTAATCAAGGCTTAACTCCAGAAATGGCTTTTAAATTAGGTCGTGATGGTGGTTATGTTTTAACTAAGAACAAAAAAGACGGCGAACAAGCTAAGGTCTTAGTATCTCGTGATACTCGTATTTCAGGCCAAATGCTTGAATATGCCTTGATTTCAGGCCTTCTTTCAGTTGGGATTGAAGTGCTTGAGGTTGGCGTAATTACTACTCCAGGTCTTTCATACTTAGTACGAGCACAAGGCGCCGATGCAGGGGTGCAAATTTCAGCTTCACACAACCCTGTAGAAGATAATGGGATTAAGTTCTTTGGTAGCGATGGTTTGAAGCTTTCAGATGAAATGGAAGGCGAAATTGAAAAATTAATTGACGCTAAGGAAGATAAATTACCTCGTCCATCTGCTAAGGGATTAGGTACTGTAACTGACTTCCACGAAGGTTCAGCTAAATACTTGCAATTTATTGAAAATACTATTCCAGAAGACTTGGGTGGAATTAAGGTAGTTATTGATGGAGCTAACGGTGCTTCAAGCGCATTGATCTCAAGACTGTTTGCTGATTGTGGCGTTGACTTTACTACTATTGCAACTCACCCAGATGGTTTGAACATTAACGATCATGTTGGTGCAACGCATACTGAAAAGTTACAAGAAGAAGTTGTTAAGCAAGGTGCTCAACTTGGTTTAGCCTTTGATGGGGATGCTGACCGTTGCATTGCTGTTGATGAAAATGGTAATGAAGTTGATGGTGACCACATCATGTACGTACTCGGCTCATACTTGGCAGAACATGGTCGTTTGAAGAAAGATACCATTGTTACTACTGTAATGAGTAATCTTGGTTTTACTAAGGCTCTTGAAAAAGAAGGCTTGAAGAATGTTCGTACCCAAGTTGGTGACCGTTACGTTTCTGAAGAAATGCGTGCTCACGGCTACAATCTAGGTGGCGAACAATCAGGTCACGTTATTATGAGTGATTATCATAATACTGGTGATGGTATGTTAACCGGTTTGCATTTAATGCTCGTAATGAAGAAGACTGGTAAGTCATTAAGTGAACTTTTGAAAGACTTTAAAGATTACCCACAATGCCTAGTTAATGTTCCGGTTGCTGACAAGAAGAGCTGGAAAGAACACCAACCAATTCTTGATGAAATTGCTGCAGTGGAAAAGGATATGGCTGGAAATGGTCGTGTACTTGTTCGTCCATCAGGTACTCAAGACTTGCTTAGAGTAATGGCTGAAGGACCAACTCAAGAAGAAACTGATGCCTATGTAGACCGTATCGTTAAAGTGGTCGAAAAGGAAATGGGTAAGTAA
- a CDS encoding ABC transporter substrate-binding protein has product MKKIMMAIAAILIACAGLWGLSHHLEKSSTGKNKQNLIIYNWGDYLDPKLIKKFEKQTGYHVVYETFDSNEAMYTKIKQGGTAYDLTIPSEYMVTKMRKAHLLDQLDQKQIPNLKYIGKSFLHKSFDQNNDYSVPYFWGTLGIVYNDKFVKPGAIKTWNDLWSKKYRRQILLVDSARDAMGMALVSLGYSMNTTSSIKLHLAQTKLNSLGPNIKAIISDEMKMYLVQNEAAIGVTWSGEAHEMMEQNPHLHYVVPKQGSNLWFDNFVIPKTVQNKKAALKFINFMLEPKNAAQNAEYVGYATPNTAAQKLLPKRVRDDRQFYPIQSTLKNLQVFRDLGPKKTQEYNDLFLEFKMYAR; this is encoded by the coding sequence ATGAAAAAGATTATGATGGCAATTGCAGCTATTTTAATTGCCTGTGCAGGCCTTTGGGGTTTATCCCATCATTTGGAGAAATCGTCTACCGGGAAAAATAAACAAAACTTGATTATCTATAACTGGGGCGACTATCTAGATCCAAAGTTAATAAAAAAGTTTGAAAAGCAGACAGGTTATCATGTTGTCTATGAGACCTTTGATTCCAATGAAGCGATGTATACCAAAATCAAACAAGGCGGAACGGCATATGATTTGACCATTCCTTCTGAGTATATGGTAACTAAAATGCGCAAGGCTCATTTGCTTGATCAGTTGGATCAAAAGCAAATTCCTAATTTGAAATATATTGGCAAGAGTTTTTTACATAAGTCATTTGATCAAAATAATGATTATTCTGTGCCATATTTCTGGGGGACACTAGGAATTGTTTATAATGATAAATTCGTCAAGCCAGGGGCAATTAAGACTTGGAATGACCTGTGGAGTAAAAAGTATCGCAGGCAAATTTTACTAGTTGATTCAGCTAGGGATGCAATGGGGATGGCATTGGTTTCTTTAGGATATTCAATGAATACCACATCTAGTATTAAACTACATTTGGCACAAACTAAGCTTAATAGTCTGGGACCCAATATTAAGGCGATTATTTCAGATGAAATGAAGATGTACCTAGTGCAAAATGAGGCAGCAATTGGCGTTACCTGGTCTGGTGAGGCTCATGAAATGATGGAACAAAATCCTCACTTGCATTATGTTGTGCCTAAGCAAGGATCAAATTTGTGGTTTGATAATTTTGTTATTCCTAAAACTGTACAAAATAAAAAAGCTGCACTTAAGTTTATTAATTTTATGCTTGAACCTAAAAATGCAGCGCAAAATGCGGAATATGTTGGATATGCAACCCCAAATACCGCAGCCCAAAAATTATTGCCGAAAAGAGTTAGAGATGACCGGCAGTTTTATCCTATTCAAAGTACGTTGAAGAATCTACAGGTCTTTAGAGATTTAGGTCCTAAGAAGACCCAAGAATATAATGACCTATTTTTAGAATTTAAAATGTATGCACGGTAA
- a CDS encoding low molecular weight protein-tyrosine-phosphatase, translating into MKKILFVCHGNICRSPMAEAVMQYLLKENNLADQYTAESKATTQDALGHGIDARAQRELVAKHIPYDRGHRASQMTRSDYDNYEYLICMDEENFADMNRITGGDPEHKEHKILEFAGSYADVDDPWYTNDFETAYNEIYRGCEGLIKKLTK; encoded by the coding sequence ATGAAAAAAATTCTGTTTGTTTGTCATGGCAATATTTGCCGCTCACCAATGGCAGAGGCCGTGATGCAATATTTGTTAAAAGAAAATAACCTAGCAGATCAATATACTGCTGAATCTAAAGCAACTACGCAGGATGCTTTAGGTCATGGGATTGATGCTCGTGCACAACGGGAATTAGTTGCAAAACATATTCCATATGATCGTGGTCATCGTGCTAGTCAAATGACTCGCTCAGACTATGATAATTATGAATATTTAATCTGCATGGATGAAGAAAATTTCGCAGATATGAATCGCATTACTGGTGGAGACCCAGAGCATAAAGAACATAAAATTTTAGAGTTTGCTGGCTCTTATGCTGATGTCGATGATCCTTGGTATACAAATGATTTTGAAACAGCGTATAATGAAATTTATCGTGGCTGTGAAGGCTTAATTAAGAAATTAACGAAATAA
- a CDS encoding beta-glucoside-specific PTS transporter subunit IIABC has translation MAKNYDELAKTIIQNVGGKDNVTSVVHCATRLRFKLKDEKKATDDVLKDTDGVVTVVKAGGQYQVVIGNEVADVYDAVVKEGGFNGGGQVPDDDVEDNSSFVDKAVALISGIFTDILAPLSAGGIIKGLVVLAGAMGWLSTKSGTYQILYAIGDSIFYFLPVFLGVTAARRFHMNQFIGLAIGATLTYPTMVQLAASKTVLGTLFKGTAFASEIHTTFFGIPVITMNYTSTVLPVLFTVWFASIIEHWAKKWIPSVVQMFLVPVVTMIIALPVAFIVIGPVMTWVGDAIGAVMSGVYNFSPIIAGLLMGALWQVLVIFGVHWGIVAVTTADLAALGYDPILGLSCMVCYAQIGVVLAIIRQTKDKKLKETATGAFFSGLFGVTEPAIYGITLPRKTPFVLSCIAGAVSGAIIGAFHSVLYIMPSMGFFAIPAYINPKGGSMTTIVGVIIAGIVAFIAGFALQMLFGKKSVDAEYNKKQAQKVADAANEAANITKSAPVQAILSEEKENPSTKLVSPLDGEVKPLSEIKDEVFSSGAMGEGVAIEPSEGVLHAPADGKIALVFPTGHAVGLNTTDGAEVLMHIGMDTVNLQGKGFKTLVEKGQEVKAGDPLVKFNIKEIKAAGYEVTTPVVVTNSKKYESVQQVAQGEVKVGQEILSLQGSNAEVKTTGQVQTN, from the coding sequence ATGGCTAAGAACTATGATGAATTAGCCAAGACCATCATTCAAAATGTTGGTGGCAAAGATAATGTGACCAGTGTTGTTCACTGTGCAACTCGTTTGCGTTTTAAATTAAAGGATGAAAAAAAGGCTACCGATGATGTTTTAAAAGATACGGATGGTGTTGTAACCGTTGTTAAAGCTGGTGGTCAGTATCAAGTGGTCATTGGTAATGAAGTTGCTGATGTTTATGATGCTGTTGTCAAAGAAGGCGGCTTTAATGGCGGTGGACAAGTTCCTGATGATGACGTTGAAGATAATTCTAGCTTTGTGGATAAAGCCGTTGCTTTGATTTCAGGCATTTTTACAGATATTCTAGCTCCACTTAGTGCTGGCGGTATTATTAAAGGTCTAGTAGTTTTAGCAGGTGCAATGGGATGGCTATCTACTAAATCAGGTACTTACCAAATTCTATATGCAATTGGTGATAGTATTTTCTACTTCTTACCAGTATTCTTAGGGGTAACTGCAGCACGTAGATTTCACATGAATCAATTTATCGGATTAGCAATTGGTGCAACCTTAACTTATCCAACTATGGTTCAATTAGCTGCAAGTAAGACTGTTCTAGGTACATTGTTTAAAGGAACGGCTTTTGCCTCAGAGATTCACACGACTTTCTTTGGCATTCCGGTTATCACGATGAATTATACTTCTACAGTTTTACCAGTATTATTTACCGTTTGGTTTGCTTCAATTATTGAGCACTGGGCTAAAAAGTGGATTCCATCAGTTGTTCAAATGTTCTTGGTTCCAGTTGTCACTATGATTATTGCTTTACCAGTTGCATTTATAGTAATTGGTCCTGTAATGACTTGGGTTGGGGACGCAATTGGTGCAGTGATGTCAGGTGTTTACAACTTTAGTCCAATTATTGCTGGTTTATTAATGGGTGCTCTTTGGCAAGTACTTGTTATTTTCGGTGTTCACTGGGGAATCGTTGCCGTAACTACTGCAGATTTAGCCGCATTAGGTTATGACCCAATTCTAGGTTTATCCTGCATGGTTTGTTATGCGCAAATTGGTGTTGTTTTAGCTATTATCCGTCAAACTAAGGACAAAAAACTTAAAGAAACTGCTACTGGTGCATTTTTCTCAGGACTGTTCGGTGTTACTGAACCAGCAATTTATGGTATTACATTACCAAGAAAAACGCCGTTTGTTTTAAGCTGTATTGCTGGTGCAGTCTCAGGTGCAATCATTGGTGCCTTTCATTCAGTATTGTACATTATGCCATCAATGGGATTCTTTGCAATTCCGGCCTACATTAATCCTAAGGGAGGATCAATGACAACAATTGTCGGCGTAATTATTGCCGGTATTGTAGCATTTATAGCTGGTTTTGCACTTCAAATGCTCTTTGGTAAAAAATCAGTTGATGCTGAATATAATAAAAAACAAGCACAAAAAGTTGCTGACGCCGCTAATGAAGCAGCTAATATTACTAAGAGTGCTCCTGTACAAGCAATTTTAAGTGAAGAAAAGGAAAATCCTTCAACCAAATTAGTTTCACCATTAGACGGTGAAGTAAAACCATTGTCAGAAATTAAAGATGAAGTATTCTCAAGCGGTGCAATGGGGGAAGGCGTTGCTATTGAACCAAGCGAAGGTGTGCTTCATGCCCCAGCTGATGGTAAGATTGCTTTAGTTTTCCCAACAGGACACGCTGTCGGACTTAACACTACAGATGGCGCAGAAGTGTTAATGCACATTGGAATGGATACCGTTAATCTGCAAGGTAAGGGCTTCAAGACTTTAGTAGAAAAAGGTCAAGAGGTTAAAGCAGGTGATCCATTGGTTAAATTTAATATTAAAGAAATTAAGGCTGCTGGCTATGAAGTGACTACTCCAGTTGTTGTTACGAATTCTAAGAAATATGAATCTGTACAGCAAGTAGCTCAAGGTGAAGTTAAAGTTGGTCAAGAAATTTTGTCTTTGCAAGGCAGTAACGCAGAAGTTAAAACAACTGGTCAAGTTCAAACCAATTAG
- a CDS encoding glycerate kinase, with protein MKFVLAPDSFKESMTAKEVCIAMKNGIQKVIPNAQIIAVPMADGGEGTTDSLVDATNGRKYQINVTGPLNQKVSAYYGISGDGQTAIIEMAQASGLSYVAKSKRTPETILKTTTYGTGELINAALKHNVKKIIIGLGGSSTNDGGAGMAQALGVKFFDQNHHEITQKLAGGALDQIANIDLSSINPRIKDTKFLLASDVTNPLTGPNGASSVFGPQKGADDTTVKILDQNLSHYAQVIEQTIDKNVAQISGSGAAGGLGAGLIAFTNASIHPGVQLIAQETKLEAKIKKADYVFTGEGGTDFQTKFGKTPFGVAKIAQKYHVPVISLAGYLGQGIDQLYNEGFTAIFGILAKAEDIEQALKDGPTNVTRTTENVVRLIVQK; from the coding sequence ATGAAATTCGTTCTTGCACCTGATTCATTTAAAGAAAGCATGACAGCAAAAGAAGTCTGCATTGCAATGAAAAATGGTATTCAAAAAGTTATTCCCAATGCACAAATAATTGCGGTACCAATGGCCGATGGGGGCGAAGGTACAACTGATTCACTCGTTGATGCTACAAACGGTCGAAAATACCAAATAAATGTTACCGGTCCGCTTAATCAAAAAGTATCAGCTTATTATGGCATCTCAGGTGATGGACAAACTGCAATCATCGAAATGGCACAAGCTAGTGGTCTCTCCTATGTTGCAAAAAGTAAACGAACTCCCGAAACAATTTTAAAGACTACAACTTATGGAACCGGCGAATTAATTAACGCAGCTTTGAAGCACAACGTCAAAAAGATTATTATCGGCCTTGGTGGCAGCAGTACTAATGATGGCGGTGCTGGTATGGCACAAGCACTTGGTGTTAAATTTTTTGATCAAAATCATCATGAAATCACCCAAAAGTTAGCAGGCGGTGCTTTAGATCAAATTGCTAATATTGATCTTTCTTCAATTAATCCTCGTATTAAAGATACCAAATTTTTATTAGCCAGTGACGTAACCAATCCTCTAACTGGACCTAATGGTGCAAGTAGCGTCTTCGGCCCACAAAAAGGCGCAGATGATACAACTGTTAAAATTCTAGATCAAAATTTATCTCACTATGCACAAGTAATTGAACAGACTATTGATAAAAACGTCGCCCAAATTTCTGGTAGTGGTGCCGCTGGCGGCCTAGGCGCTGGCCTGATCGCCTTTACTAACGCCAGTATTCATCCAGGCGTGCAATTAATTGCCCAAGAAACTAAGCTTGAAGCCAAGATCAAAAAAGCTGACTATGTTTTTACCGGCGAAGGCGGAACTGATTTTCAAACTAAATTCGGTAAAACCCCTTTCGGAGTTGCCAAAATAGCCCAGAAATATCACGTACCAGTTATTTCTTTAGCAGGCTATTTAGGTCAAGGTATTGATCAACTCTACAATGAGGGTTTTACCGCTATTTTCGGGATTCTTGCTAAAGCAGAAGATATTGAGCAAGCCCTAAAAGATGGACCAACAAACGTAACCCGCACAACTGAAAATGTTGTCCGTTTAATTGTACAAAAATAA
- a CDS encoding CopY/TcrY family copper transport repressor translates to MAETKDDRNSITQSEWEVMRIIWTLGEVRTGQVIKELQDKKDWSDSTIKTLMRRLVQKGLLKTRKEGRCFVYKPTISQRKMMSEVTLHMMQNMCDMHKGEVLIQLLKEAPLSKGDIKTMQQELKLKEKDAPDMVPCNCLPSEKSRC, encoded by the coding sequence ATGGCAGAAACTAAAGACGATCGTAATTCCATTACCCAATCAGAATGGGAAGTTATGCGTATTATTTGGACCTTAGGAGAAGTTCGTACTGGCCAAGTAATCAAAGAACTACAAGATAAAAAGGATTGGTCCGATTCCACAATTAAAACGCTAATGCGGCGTTTAGTGCAAAAGGGCTTGCTAAAGACGCGTAAAGAAGGCCGGTGTTTTGTTTATAAGCCGACTATTAGTCAGCGCAAAATGATGTCTGAAGTTACTTTACATATGATGCAAAACATGTGTGATATGCACAAGGGTGAGGTATTAATTCAGTTGCTAAAAGAAGCACCGCTTTCTAAGGGCGATATTAAGACGATGCAGCAAGAACTTAAATTGAAAGAAAAGGATGCTCCTGACATGGTGCCTTGCAATTGTTTGCCATCTGAAAAAAGTAGATGTTAG
- a CDS encoding CdaR family protein — translation MKDFWDKRWVIRIISLLFAILLVVYIDSTQTGFVTQGESKKTRQTANETQTISVPLQVSVNTDKYYVVGYPEKVKITLEGSNALVTSTVNTQSFRAYIDLTHKKIGKQTVKVEVTGLNSQLSYTINPATVNVDIERRKSRTMPVQIEYNKNAVANGYNIGTASVDPQQVEVTGARSEVNQIDQIVAKLPLPNGINHDYERQVILIAEDKKGRQLNAVINPSTVKASLPISLFKKKVKLNLKPKNEKNNKVYSVTAKNDEVTLYGQKETLAKIKQLDVDVDLKGISYSTVKNYPLVLPKGVARVDPENVQISIKVKNANN, via the coding sequence ATGAAAGACTTTTGGGATAAACGCTGGGTAATCAGAATAATCTCATTGCTGTTTGCGATCTTATTAGTGGTTTACATTGACTCTACTCAAACAGGTTTTGTTACACAGGGTGAATCTAAGAAGACACGGCAAACTGCTAATGAAACGCAGACAATTAGTGTTCCTCTGCAAGTTTCGGTTAATACAGATAAATACTATGTTGTTGGTTATCCTGAAAAGGTTAAGATAACTTTGGAGGGTTCGAATGCGTTAGTTACTTCGACTGTTAATACTCAAAGCTTCCGTGCTTATATTGATCTAACTCATAAGAAAATAGGTAAGCAAACCGTAAAGGTAGAAGTTACGGGACTAAATAGTCAATTATCTTACACGATTAACCCGGCAACAGTTAATGTTGATATTGAACGGCGAAAATCTCGTACCATGCCCGTTCAAATAGAGTATAATAAAAATGCTGTTGCTAATGGATATAATATTGGTACGGCTAGTGTTGATCCGCAGCAAGTTGAGGTTACTGGTGCTAGAAGCGAAGTAAATCAGATTGATCAGATCGTTGCCAAGTTGCCTTTACCTAATGGCATTAATCATGATTATGAGCGTCAAGTTATTTTGATAGCTGAAGATAAAAAAGGGCGTCAATTAAATGCAGTGATTAATCCATCTACAGTAAAAGCTAGTTTGCCAATATCGCTTTTCAAAAAGAAAGTTAAGCTAAATTTAAAGCCTAAAAATGAAAAAAATAATAAAGTCTATTCGGTTACTGCCAAGAATGATGAGGTAACACTGTATGGACAAAAGGAAACATTAGCAAAGATTAAGCAGTTGGATGTTGATGTAGATCTGAAAGGGATCTCATATTCAACTGTAAAGAATTACCCTTTAGTTTTACCTAAGGGAGTTGCTCGCGTTGATCCTGAAAATGTACAGATATCAATTAAAGTAAAGAATGCAAATAATTAA
- the cdaA gene encoding diadenylate cyclase CdaA: MHFNISNLFTWNNFSIALDILIIWYLVYRLIMMIRGTKAVQLAKGIVFIFIVRIIAGLLQLHAVTYIVDQIVSWAVIGIIVIFQPEIRRGLERLGRTPIFNGRGESAHTQSVKMVQELDKAIQYMSKRRIGALITIQQDTGLDDYIETGIKLDADISGELLINIFIPNTPLHDGAVIINNNRIAVAAAYLPLSDNSMIPKRLGTRHRAAVGISEVTDAVTIVVSEETGGVTITRNGRFLVDLSREEYLKYLNAQLVPKEEKKVPWIRRVINKVWKWGADR, translated from the coding sequence ATGCATTTTAATATTTCTAATCTGTTTACTTGGAATAATTTCTCCATTGCTTTAGATATTTTAATCATTTGGTATTTAGTTTACCGTTTGATCATGATGATTCGTGGTACCAAAGCAGTACAACTGGCAAAAGGGATCGTCTTTATCTTTATTGTTAGAATTATTGCCGGCTTATTGCAACTGCATGCGGTAACTTATATTGTGGACCAAATTGTTTCTTGGGCAGTAATCGGAATTATCGTTATTTTCCAGCCGGAAATTCGTCGTGGACTAGAGCGGCTAGGACGCACGCCGATTTTTAATGGCCGAGGTGAGAGTGCTCATACACAGTCGGTTAAGATGGTGCAGGAGCTCGATAAAGCGATTCAATACATGTCTAAAAGAAGAATTGGTGCCTTAATCACGATTCAACAAGATACGGGGCTAGATGATTATATTGAAACTGGAATCAAGCTGGATGCGGATATTTCTGGTGAATTGTTAATTAATATTTTTATCCCTAATACGCCGTTGCACGATGGTGCGGTAATTATCAATAATAATCGAATTGCTGTTGCGGCAGCATATTTACCACTGTCAGATAACAGCATGATTCCTAAGCGTTTAGGCACGCGTCACAGAGCTGCCGTTGGTATTTCTGAAGTTACCGATGCGGTAACGATCGTCGTCTCAGAGGAAACTGGTGGCGTAACTATTACTAGAAACGGGCGCTTTTTAGTAGATTTGTCTCGTGAAGAATATTTGAAGTATTTGAATGCTCAACTTGTTCCTAAGGAAGAGAAGAAGGTTCCATGGATTCGTCGTGTGATTAATAAAGTCTGGAAATGGGGTGCAGATCGATGA
- a CDS encoding PRD domain-containing protein → MKFLKTFNNSAALIENNQGQEEIVLGKGVGFGLKKGDPVDESKIERRFVTKDEVDQVKGFDPKTIEVTNKVLQLVESLLQIKFNDFQYLALADHIDFAVTRIKDHIDIAPANNSWEVQNLFPKEFAAAKKVVNLINQEMQIKLPQSESVLMTYHLVNAKSDVSQVQETIQITNLIRGIIDIIQLQYSMQLDTSSFNYSRFVSHLRILLVRFLRNKQKEEASLDPAMLGFMKIKYSKAYETAERITTYLHAKMGWDLDSDDEFYLVLHIWRVTSRQDN, encoded by the coding sequence ATGAAATTTCTTAAAACATTTAATAATAGTGCTGCCTTAATTGAAAATAACCAAGGTCAAGAAGAAATAGTCCTAGGCAAGGGCGTAGGATTTGGTCTAAAAAAAGGTGATCCTGTTGATGAAAGCAAAATTGAACGTCGCTTCGTTACTAAAGACGAAGTGGATCAAGTTAAGGGCTTTGACCCTAAAACAATTGAAGTAACTAATAAGGTACTTCAGCTGGTCGAATCTCTGCTTCAGATTAAGTTCAATGACTTTCAGTATCTTGCTTTAGCAGATCACATTGATTTTGCAGTTACGCGAATTAAAGATCATATTGATATAGCTCCCGCTAACAATAGTTGGGAAGTTCAAAATCTTTTTCCAAAAGAATTTGCGGCAGCTAAAAAAGTGGTCAATCTAATTAATCAGGAGATGCAGATTAAATTGCCGCAGAGTGAGTCGGTTTTGATGACCTATCACCTGGTTAATGCTAAGAGTGATGTTTCTCAAGTACAAGAAACAATTCAGATTACAAATTTGATTCGTGGGATAATCGATATTATTCAATTGCAATATTCAATGCAACTTGATACGAGCTCCTTTAACTATAGTAGGTTTGTTTCGCATTTGCGCATTTTGTTAGTTAGATTTTTACGAAATAAGCAAAAGGAGGAGGCTTCACTTGATCCTGCAATGCTAGGTTTTATGAAAATCAAATATAGCAAAGCGTATGAGACAGCGGAGCGGATCACCACTTACTTACATGCAAAAATGGGATGGGATTTAGATTCAGATGATGAATTTTATCTTGTTTTACATATTTGGCGCGTAACTAGTCGTCAAGATAATTAA